The Triticum aestivum cultivar Chinese Spring chromosome 3A, IWGSC CS RefSeq v2.1, whole genome shotgun sequence genome includes a region encoding these proteins:
- the LOC123058196 gene encoding uncharacterized protein, producing MASAATIACLLLFAPLLTAAATTIQQSNGSALAAAAANYQIVRADMAPASPSWVILGSVPRVAAADADLPQGADLSLALPPPPRVALLTIPSRIFPGRTTSDNFPSVLAADPSGLLLLHANQGRATGPTVINTPSLREFSWRPFVAGYFVLDATTASARPLPKPELIMNRDHLGLISSPGGGGHYIVAQLQQILGHGKAILLRFSSEAGEWVTKFIGYPLPARQFAPNGVVSHAGRLWWVDLYWCLLTCDPFADEPVLTAVPLPEGKQLKFMEAWGVLDKYRCVGVSSGKLRFADMYSRNSAAQVSVWTLADPDTTEWKLEYEATFAENWDDASYKATGLPRKIPVLALIHPTNPDVVYFFLDEHLLGVDVRACKVVECEVYELVAPPSEHVATSFIHAWQLPRALSSGSAKKTEGVVNDEL from the exons ATGGCATCCGCAGCCACCATTGCTTGCCTGCTTCTCTTTGCTCCCCTGCTCACCGCCGCCGCGACCACCATTCAGCAGTCCAACGGCAGTGCACTCGCGGCCGCGGCCGCGAACTACCAGATCGTGCGAGCCGACATGGCACCCGCGTCGCCGTCCTGGGTCATCCTCGGTAGCGTGCCGCGGGTGGCGGCCGCCGACGCCGACCTCCCTCAGGGCGCCGACCTCTCCCTCGcgctgccgccgcccccgcgcGTCGCGCTCCTCACCATCCCCTCGCGCATCTTCCCGGGCCGAACCACCTCCGACAACTTCCCGTCCGTCCTCGCCGCTgacccctccggcctcctcctcctccacgccaaccAGGGCCGCGCCACGGGCCCCACCGTCATCAACACCCCCAGCCTTCGCGAGTTCAGCTGGCGCCCGTTCGTCGCCGGCTACTTCGTCCTCGatgccaccaccgcctccgcccgcCCGCTCCCGAAACCGGAGCTCATCATGAACCGGGATCACCTCGGCCTCATCTCCTCCCCCGGGGGCGGTGGCCACTACATTGTCGCTCAGCTCCAGCAGATCCTCGGCCATGGCAAAGCCATCCTCCTGCGCTTCTCGTCGGAAGCCGGGGAATGGGTAACCAAGTTCATCGGCTACCCGCTCCCAGCCCGCCAGTTCGCCCCCAACGGCGTGGTCTCGCACGCCGGGAGGCTCTGGTGGGTCGACCTCTACTGGTGCCTCCTCACATGCGACCCATTCGCGGACGAGCCGGTGCTGACAGCCGTCCCTCTCCCGGAGGGCAAGCAGCTCAAGTTCATGGAAGCTTGGGGAGTGCTCGACAAGTACCGTTGCGTGGGTGTCAGCAGCGGGAAGCTGCGGTTCGCGGACATGTACTCCAGGAACAGCGCTGCACAGGTCAGCGTCTGGACGCTCGCCGATCCGGACACCACGGAGTGGAAGCTGGAGTACGAGGCCACGTTTGCGGAGAACTGGGACGACGCGAGCTACAAGGCGACTGGTCTGCCCAGGAAGATCCCCGTGCTTGCGCTCATCCACCCCACCAACCCGGACGTGGTCTACTTCTTCCTCGACGAGCATCTGCTCGGCGTCGACGTGCGTGCTTGCAAGGTTGTGGAGTGTGAGGTCTACGAGCTGGTGGCGCCGCCTAGCGAACACGTCGCCACCAGTTTCATTCACGCTTGGCAGCTGCCACGGGCTCTCAGCTCAG gttcagcAAAGAAGACCGAGGGTGTCGTGAATGACGAGCTGTGA